One Paraburkholderia dioscoreae DNA segment encodes these proteins:
- a CDS encoding TetR/AcrR family transcriptional regulator, whose translation MEAKPPRRTRERILELSLKLFNEIGEPNVTTTTIAEEMEISPGNLYYHFRNKDDIINSIFSQFEQEIEKRLRFPDDHRATIDEMWSYLQYMVDFTWRYRFLYRDLNDLLARNRTLETHFKQIISHKVRFASQFCEQLVADGEMVATPEELQVIATNVGVIGTYWLSYQFVMNPRKYNEQEAIRAELHQVSVQIVSLMAPYLRGRSRQIFDDLVSGKLPKREFYDYLPPKEGAAPRNEPKDA comes from the coding sequence ATGGAAGCCAAACCTCCCCGCCGCACGCGCGAACGGATTCTCGAACTGTCGTTGAAACTGTTCAACGAAATCGGCGAGCCGAACGTCACGACGACGACGATCGCCGAGGAAATGGAAATCAGTCCAGGCAACCTGTACTACCACTTCCGCAACAAAGACGACATCATCAACAGCATCTTCAGCCAGTTCGAGCAGGAGATCGAAAAGCGTCTGCGTTTCCCCGACGACCACCGCGCGACCATCGACGAAATGTGGTCGTACCTGCAGTACATGGTCGATTTCACCTGGCGCTATCGTTTCCTGTACCGTGATCTGAACGATCTGCTGGCACGCAATCGCACGCTCGAAACGCATTTCAAGCAGATCATCAGCCACAAGGTGCGTTTTGCGAGCCAGTTCTGCGAACAGCTCGTGGCCGACGGCGAAATGGTCGCCACGCCGGAAGAGCTGCAAGTGATCGCCACCAACGTCGGCGTGATCGGCACGTACTGGCTGTCGTATCAGTTCGTGATGAACCCGCGCAAATACAACGAGCAGGAAGCGATTCGCGCGGAACTGCACCAGGTGAGCGTGCAGATCGTGTCGCTGATGGCACCTTATCTGCGCGGCCGCTCGCGGCAGATTTTCGACGATCTCGTGTCGGGCAAGCTGCCCAAGCGCGAGTTTTACGACTACCTGCCGCCCAAGGAAGGCGCCGCGCCCCGCAACGAACCGAAGGACGCCTGA
- a CDS encoding diacylglycerol kinase: MRTRPSSAARASNGALRAVDTDSIEPFDDVSEPGAPNHADRAHGLNGFNGASVAKSTAHDTQPGTQHDVQHDAPHEPLSPDDPLAPLPFNPYKGNRGVTRAWHAMKNSLAGFRVAIREESAFRQELTLAAILIPCGVLVPVDPVSRVLLLGSVLLVLIVELLNSSVEAAIDRISLERHELSRRAKDLGSAAVMVALGMCLMTWLLIVGPLVVQWLKAWL; this comes from the coding sequence ATGCGAACCAGACCCTCCAGCGCGGCACGCGCGTCGAACGGCGCGCTGCGTGCCGTCGATACCGACAGCATCGAACCGTTCGACGACGTGAGCGAACCGGGCGCGCCGAATCATGCAGATCGCGCGCATGGTTTGAACGGCTTTAACGGCGCGAGCGTTGCCAAAAGCACGGCACACGACACGCAGCCCGGCACGCAACACGACGTGCAACACGACGCGCCGCATGAACCGCTCAGTCCCGACGATCCGCTCGCGCCCCTGCCCTTCAATCCGTACAAGGGCAATCGCGGCGTCACGCGCGCGTGGCACGCGATGAAAAACTCACTCGCCGGCTTTCGCGTGGCGATTCGCGAGGAAAGCGCGTTTCGCCAGGAACTCACGCTCGCAGCGATCCTGATTCCGTGCGGCGTGCTGGTGCCGGTCGATCCGGTGTCGCGCGTCTTGCTGCTCGGCTCCGTGCTGCTCGTGCTGATCGTCGAGCTGCTCAATTCGAGCGTGGAGGCGGCCATCGACCGGATTTCGCTCGAACGCCACGAACTCTCGCGACGCGCCAAGGATCTCGGCAGCGCGGCCGTGATGGTCGCGCTCGGCATGTGCCTGATGACGTGGTTGCTGATCGTCGGGCCGCTCGTCGTGCAATGGCTCAAGGCATGGCTGTGA
- a CDS encoding glycosyltransferase family 4 protein, with product MKIMIVTDAWEPQVNGVVRTLKNTTRELSALGHRVDLLTPLEFRTIPCPTYPEIRLSLLPRRKLRQRIDAFAPDALHIATEGPLGMAARAYAIQHKLPFTTAYHTRFPEYVQARFGMPLAATYKFLHWFHKPSLAVMAPTPVVKTDLEKFGFTNVVLWTRGVDLDIFHQMDSKVLNTARPIFLYVGRVAVEKNVEAFLKLDLPGSKWVAGEGPALAELKSRYPQANYLGVLTQAELAKVYAAADVFVFPSRTDTFGLVLLEALACGTPVAAYPVTGPIDVLGEGGAGAMHEDLREACLEALKIDRNHARAWAERFSWGAASEQFAAHLKPLPRAAYREESAAA from the coding sequence ATGAAGATCATGATCGTCACCGATGCGTGGGAACCGCAGGTCAATGGCGTCGTACGCACGCTGAAAAACACCACGCGCGAACTGAGCGCGCTCGGCCACCGCGTCGATCTGCTGACACCGCTCGAATTCAGGACGATCCCTTGCCCGACGTATCCGGAGATCCGTCTGTCGCTGCTGCCGCGCCGCAAGCTGCGCCAGCGTATCGACGCCTTCGCGCCCGACGCCTTGCACATCGCCACCGAAGGTCCGCTCGGCATGGCCGCGCGCGCCTACGCGATCCAGCACAAGCTGCCGTTCACGACCGCTTATCACACGCGTTTTCCGGAGTACGTGCAGGCGCGCTTCGGCATGCCGCTCGCCGCGACCTACAAGTTCCTGCACTGGTTCCACAAGCCGTCGCTGGCCGTGATGGCGCCCACGCCGGTCGTCAAGACAGACCTCGAAAAGTTCGGCTTCACCAACGTCGTGCTGTGGACGCGCGGCGTCGACCTGGACATCTTTCACCAGATGGACTCGAAGGTGCTCAACACCGCCCGGCCGATTTTTCTGTACGTGGGACGCGTGGCGGTCGAGAAAAACGTCGAGGCATTTCTGAAGCTCGATCTGCCCGGCTCGAAGTGGGTTGCCGGCGAAGGCCCGGCGCTCGCCGAACTGAAGTCCCGTTATCCGCAAGCGAATTACCTGGGCGTGCTTACGCAGGCTGAGCTCGCGAAGGTCTATGCGGCGGCGGACGTCTTCGTATTCCCGAGCCGTACCGACACGTTCGGACTCGTGTTGCTCGAAGCGCTTGCCTGCGGCACGCCGGTCGCGGCGTATCCGGTCACCGGTCCGATCGACGTGCTCGGCGAAGGCGGCGCGGGTGCAATGCACGAGGATCTGCGCGAAGCCTGCCTGGAAGCCCTGAAGATCGATCGCAATCATGCGCGCGCGTGGGCCGAACGCTTCTCTTGGGGGGCGGCCTCCGAGCAGTTCGCCGCGCATCTGAAGCCGCTCCCGCGCGCAGCGTACCGCGAGGAAAGCGCCGCCGCATGA
- a CDS encoding UDP-2,3-diacylglucosamine diphosphatase: MDPKTSATSLFRQTGPSVDSVAFHPEPNQGHGLPLPVAPLPFDVNAGQHDDDHAAPHRYRTIWLSDIHLGSSGCQAPYLLDFLRHNESEYLYLVGDIIDGWQLKKGWYWPQAHNDVVQKVLRKARKGTQVIYVPGNHDEAARQFCDLAFGDIHVRGEAFHTTLAGKRLWIVHGDLFDGVIQHAKWLAYLGDTLYTMILILNRWFNRIRSRLGFPYWSLSQYLKHQVKNAVNFISSFERVMTDEARRRGCDGVVCGHIHKAEIRDIDGVLYCNDGDWVESLSALVETYEGELKVIYWTVMRSPEVGVQKARATA, translated from the coding sequence ATGGACCCCAAAACGTCCGCGACTTCCCTGTTCCGCCAGACCGGCCCGAGCGTCGACTCCGTCGCGTTCCACCCGGAACCCAATCAGGGTCACGGCTTGCCGTTGCCCGTGGCGCCACTGCCGTTCGACGTCAACGCCGGTCAGCACGACGACGACCACGCCGCGCCCCACCGCTACCGCACCATCTGGCTCTCCGACATCCATCTCGGCTCGAGCGGCTGCCAGGCGCCCTATCTGCTCGATTTCCTGCGCCACAACGAGTCGGAGTATCTGTACCTGGTCGGCGACATCATCGACGGCTGGCAGTTGAAGAAAGGCTGGTACTGGCCGCAGGCGCACAACGACGTCGTGCAGAAAGTGCTGCGCAAGGCGCGCAAAGGCACCCAGGTGATCTACGTGCCCGGCAATCACGACGAAGCCGCGCGCCAGTTCTGCGACCTCGCGTTCGGCGACATCCACGTGCGCGGCGAGGCGTTTCACACCACGCTCGCCGGCAAGCGTCTGTGGATCGTGCATGGCGATCTGTTCGACGGCGTGATCCAGCACGCCAAGTGGCTCGCCTACCTCGGCGACACGCTCTACACGATGATCCTGATCCTGAACCGCTGGTTCAACCGGATCCGCAGCCGGCTCGGTTTTCCCTATTGGTCGCTGTCGCAGTACCTGAAGCATCAGGTGAAGAACGCGGTGAATTTCATCTCGTCGTTCGAACGCGTGATGACCGACGAAGCGCGCCGCCGCGGCTGCGACGGCGTGGTCTGCGGACACATCCACAAAGCCGAGATACGCGATATCGACGGCGTGCTGTATTGCAACGACGGCGACTGGGTCGAAAGCCTGTCGGCACTCGTCGAGACGTATGAAGGCGAATTGAAGGTGATCTACTGGACCGTGATGCGCTCCCCGGAAGTGGGCGTGCAAAAGGCCCGGGCGACCGCGTAA
- a CDS encoding RDD family protein — translation MSQPLTTPASPADTSGSVPTVRRRLAALLYEALILFGVVFVAGYLFSTLTQQRNGLTHHNLLAAWIGVVVGVYFVWFWTHSGQTLPMKTWRLRVVAANGAPLSAGRAIARYVLAWLWFLPPLALHPLLGLTLPQTLLIAGIWFVLWAATGRFDPLRQFLHDRLAGTRVVSVSR, via the coding sequence GTGTCCCAGCCGCTCACGACTCCGGCATCACCCGCTGATACGAGCGGCAGCGTGCCCACCGTCCGGCGGCGTCTCGCGGCGCTGCTCTACGAAGCGCTGATCCTGTTCGGCGTGGTGTTCGTCGCCGGCTATCTGTTCAGCACGCTAACGCAGCAACGCAATGGGTTGACTCATCACAACCTGCTGGCGGCATGGATCGGCGTGGTGGTCGGCGTGTATTTCGTCTGGTTCTGGACTCACAGCGGCCAGACCCTGCCGATGAAAACCTGGCGCCTGCGCGTCGTCGCCGCAAACGGCGCGCCGCTCTCCGCCGGCCGCGCCATCGCTCGCTACGTGCTTGCGTGGCTGTGGTTTCTGCCACCGCTCGCGCTGCATCCGCTGCTTGGGCTCACGCTGCCGCAAACCTTGCTGATCGCCGGCATCTGGTTCGTACTGTGGGCCGCCACCGGCCGGTTCGATCCGCTGCGCCAGTTCCTGCACGATCGCCTCGCCGGCACACGGGTCGTCAGCGTCTCGCGCTGA
- a CDS encoding DUF3106 domain-containing protein, translated as MSYKRGLAVVFGCTIAALVSFAATYPRFYPGPSAVSAPVAGGNATAKAPAPTLAVELPSLPGSNSPMAWSHLTAAEHIALAPFESQWDSFSEERKRKWIKIASRYPKMSPDAQKRLHERMTEWTRMTPDQRRVARENYQVSKELPRETRQNAWKAYQQLPEEQKERLAASERKRRPSVVSAPPSGRTEIKGLDRLVNAREHGASGAAAASAAVAAAASLPSPAAAPPVPAAGSFVPATPLPVSPAEAPSIFNGS; from the coding sequence GTGAGTTACAAGCGCGGCCTGGCCGTTGTTTTCGGATGCACGATCGCGGCGCTGGTGTCGTTTGCCGCGACATATCCGCGCTTTTATCCGGGCCCGTCCGCTGTTAGCGCCCCCGTTGCGGGCGGCAACGCCACCGCCAAGGCGCCCGCGCCCACGCTCGCCGTCGAATTGCCCAGCCTGCCTGGCAGCAACAGCCCGATGGCGTGGTCGCACCTGACCGCGGCCGAGCATATCGCTCTCGCACCGTTCGAATCCCAATGGGATTCGTTTAGCGAAGAACGCAAGCGCAAATGGATCAAGATCGCGTCGCGTTATCCGAAGATGTCGCCGGATGCACAAAAACGCCTGCATGAACGCATGACCGAGTGGACCCGCATGACGCCCGATCAGCGGCGTGTCGCGCGCGAAAACTATCAGGTGTCGAAGGAATTGCCGCGCGAAACCCGTCAGAACGCGTGGAAGGCCTATCAGCAGTTGCCCGAAGAGCAGAAGGAGCGGCTCGCCGCCAGCGAGCGTAAGCGGCGGCCCAGCGTGGTCAGCGCGCCGCCCTCGGGCCGCACTGAGATCAAAGGGCTCGACCGCCTCGTCAATGCGCGTGAGCACGGCGCGAGCGGCGCCGCGGCGGCAAGCGCCGCGGTAGCCGCAGCCGCGTCGTTGCCGAGCCCGGCCGCCGCGCCGCCGGTGCCCGCCGCCGGCAGCTTCGTGCCCGCTACGCCACTGCCCGTTTCGCCGGCCGAAGCGCCGTCGATCTTCAACGGCTCCTGA
- a CDS encoding DUF3619 family protein has product MSSLETKELEFARQVRRALDENAANIPSAAVDRLAAARRAALARKKPETVSAPVFVPAFAAAGMSAGMPQVELPQRRRSPLRRFALAWPLAALVVSLVGIAYWEDQQRTAELADIDAAMLSDDLPLNAYLDHGFNAYLSRAH; this is encoded by the coding sequence ATGAGCTCCCTCGAAACGAAAGAACTCGAGTTCGCCCGCCAGGTGCGCCGCGCGCTCGACGAAAACGCTGCCAATATTCCGTCTGCCGCCGTCGATCGGCTCGCCGCGGCGCGCCGTGCCGCGCTCGCCCGCAAGAAGCCCGAAACCGTGAGCGCGCCCGTGTTCGTGCCGGCCTTCGCCGCTGCGGGCATGTCCGCCGGCATGCCGCAGGTCGAACTGCCGCAGCGCCGCCGTTCGCCGCTGCGCCGCTTTGCCCTTGCGTGGCCGCTCGCCGCGCTGGTCGTCAGCCTCGTGGGCATTGCCTACTGGGAAGACCAGCAACGCACCGCCGAGCTCGCCGATATCGATGCCGCCATGCTAAGCGACGACCTGCCGCTCAATGCCTATCTCGACCACGGTTTCAACGCGTACCTTTCACGCGCCCACTGA
- a CDS encoding RNA polymerase sigma factor has protein sequence MASDKELADFLAGVERRAFKQTVYAVRDDDASLDIVQDAMIKLAEKYGDRPAAELPLLFQRILQNAMHDYFRRAKVRNTWVSLFSSLGNADDDEFDPLETFEAQQGSAGAESNEQKLEREQVLQLIDDEIQKLPARQREAFLMRYWEDMDVAETAAAMGCSEGSVKTHCSRATHTLAQALKAKGITL, from the coding sequence ATGGCATCAGACAAGGAACTCGCCGATTTTCTGGCGGGCGTCGAAAGGCGCGCATTCAAGCAGACGGTCTACGCCGTGCGGGACGACGACGCCTCGCTCGACATCGTGCAGGACGCGATGATCAAGCTCGCCGAAAAATACGGCGATCGTCCGGCCGCCGAACTTCCGCTCCTGTTTCAGCGTATTCTCCAGAATGCGATGCACGACTATTTCCGTCGTGCCAAAGTGCGCAATACTTGGGTTAGTCTGTTTTCTTCGCTCGGCAACGCCGACGACGACGAATTCGACCCCCTCGAAACATTCGAGGCACAGCAGGGCTCGGCGGGCGCCGAGAGCAACGAACAGAAACTCGAACGCGAACAGGTTCTGCAGTTAATCGACGACGAGATCCAAAAATTACCGGCACGTCAACGGGAGGCGTTTCTCATGCGTTATTGGGAAGATATGGATGTCGCCGAGACTGCCGCCGCAATGGGCTGCTCCGAAGGCAGTGTGAAAACGCACTGCTCGCGGGCCACCCACACGCTGGCGCAAGCGCTCAAGGCCAAAGGAATCACGCTATGA
- a CDS encoding acetolactate synthase 3 catalytic subunit, producing MNMPSAEFSTSDTTPHPEADSIGATVLMKALADEEVEFVWGYPGGSVLYIYDELYKQDKFQHILVRHEQAAVHAADAYARSTGKVGVCLVTSGPGVTNAVTGIATAYMDSIPMVVISGQVPTAAIGQDAFQECDTVGITRPCVKHNFLVKDVRDLAATVKKAFYIARTGRPGPVLIDIPKDVSKAPCQYEPLKSVSLRSYNPVTKGHSGQIRKAVALLLSAKRPYIYTGGGIILADASRELNQFADLLGYPVTNTLMGLGGYRASDKKFLGMLGMHGTYEANMAMQHCDVLIAIGARFDDRVIGDPAHFASRPRKIIHIDIDPSSISKRVKVDIPIVGDVKEVLKELIEQLQTAEHGPDTAALADWWKDIEAWRAKDCLKFDRKSDIIKPQYVVEKAWELTDGNAFVCSDVGQHQMWAAQFYRFNKPRRWINSGGLGTMGFGLPAAMGVKMAHPDDDVLCITGEGSIQMCIQELSTCKQYETPVKIISLNNRYLGMVRQWQQIEYSKRYSHSYMDALPDFVKLAEAYGHVGMRIERTADVEPALKEALRLKDRTVFLDFQTDPTENVWPMVQAGKGITEMLMGSEDL from the coding sequence ATGAATATGCCCAGCGCGGAATTCTCCACGTCGGATACGACCCCTCATCCCGAAGCTGACTCTATCGGCGCCACCGTGCTTATGAAAGCACTGGCCGACGAAGAGGTCGAGTTTGTCTGGGGCTATCCCGGCGGCTCGGTACTCTACATTTACGACGAGCTGTACAAGCAGGACAAATTCCAGCACATCCTCGTGCGTCACGAGCAGGCCGCGGTCCACGCCGCCGACGCCTACGCGCGTTCCACCGGCAAGGTCGGTGTGTGCCTCGTGACCTCCGGCCCCGGCGTCACCAATGCGGTGACCGGCATCGCCACCGCCTACATGGATTCGATTCCGATGGTGGTGATCAGCGGCCAGGTGCCGACTGCCGCGATCGGCCAGGATGCGTTCCAGGAATGCGACACGGTCGGTATCACACGCCCTTGCGTGAAGCACAACTTCCTCGTGAAGGACGTGCGCGACCTCGCCGCCACCGTCAAGAAAGCCTTCTACATTGCCCGTACCGGCCGTCCCGGCCCGGTGCTGATCGACATTCCGAAAGACGTGTCGAAGGCGCCTTGCCAGTACGAACCGCTCAAGAGCGTGTCGCTGCGCTCGTACAACCCGGTCACGAAGGGCCACTCCGGCCAGATCCGCAAAGCGGTCGCGCTGTTGCTGTCGGCCAAGCGTCCGTACATCTATACCGGCGGCGGCATCATTCTCGCGGACGCATCGCGTGAGTTGAACCAGTTCGCCGACCTGCTCGGCTACCCGGTCACCAATACGTTGATGGGTCTGGGCGGCTACCGCGCGAGCGACAAGAAATTCCTCGGCATGCTCGGCATGCACGGCACGTACGAAGCCAACATGGCGATGCAGCACTGCGACGTGCTGATCGCGATCGGCGCGCGTTTCGACGACCGTGTGATCGGCGACCCGGCGCACTTCGCGTCGCGTCCGCGCAAGATCATCCATATCGACATCGATCCGTCCTCCATCTCCAAGCGCGTCAAGGTCGACATTCCGATCGTCGGCGACGTGAAGGAAGTGCTGAAGGAGCTGATCGAGCAGCTGCAAACGGCCGAGCATGGCCCGGACACCGCGGCGCTCGCCGATTGGTGGAAGGACATCGAAGCCTGGCGCGCGAAAGACTGCCTCAAGTTCGACCGCAAGAGCGACATCATCAAGCCGCAGTACGTGGTGGAAAAGGCATGGGAACTGACCGACGGCAATGCCTTCGTGTGTTCCGACGTCGGCCAGCACCAGATGTGGGCGGCCCAGTTCTATCGCTTCAACAAGCCGCGCCGCTGGATCAACTCCGGTGGTCTCGGCACGATGGGCTTCGGCCTGCCGGCGGCGATGGGCGTGAAGATGGCGCACCCGGACGACGACGTGCTCTGTATCACGGGCGAAGGCTCGATCCAGATGTGTATCCAGGAGCTCTCCACCTGCAAGCAGTACGAGACTCCGGTGAAGATCATTTCGCTGAACAACCGCTATCTGGGCATGGTGCGCCAGTGGCAGCAGATCGAATACAGCAAGCGCTATTCGCATTCGTACATGGATGCGCTGCCGGATTTCGTGAAGCTCGCCGAAGCGTACGGCCACGTCGGCATGCGTATCGAACGCACGGCCGACGTCGAACCGGCGCTGAAGGAAGCGCTGCGCCTGAAAGATCGCACGGTGTTTCTCGATTTCCAGACCGATCCGACCGAAAACGTCTGGCCGATGGTTCAGGCCGGCAAGGGCATCACCGAGATGCTCATGGGTTCGGAAGATCTATAA